The sequence below is a genomic window from Halosolutus gelatinilyticus.
CGCCGTAGACCTCGTCGCGGACCCAGTCGTACCCCTTGTCCTCGAGTTCTTCCGCCAGCGAGGCGTCGCCGCTCTTGACGACCTGACCGTCGAGCATGATGTGGACGTGGTCCGGCTCGACGTAGTCGAGGATGCGCTGGTAGTGGGTGATCTGGAGGATGCCGGTGCCGACGTTGTCGCGCAGCGCGTTGATCCCGTTCGAGACGTCCTGCAGGCGATCGATGTCGAGCCCGGAGTCGATCTCGTCGAGCACGGCGATCGACGGCTCGAGGATGGCGGCCTGCAGCACTTCGTTCTGTTTCTTTTCGCCGCCGGAGAAGCCAGCGTTGAGGTACCGCTGGGCGAACTTTTCGTCCATGTCCAGCTGTTCCATCTTCTCCTGGAGGAGCTGCTGGAACTCGGCGACGCCGACCTCGCCGTCGTCGGCGGGGCCTTCCATCGGCGAGGTCTCGTAGCCCTCGTCTCCCTCCGCTTCTTCGCCCTCGTCTTCCTCGAAGAGCTCCTCGCGCTCTTCGATCTTGGCGTTCAGTGCCGTGCGGAGGAAGTTCGTCATCGTGACGCCCTCGATCTCGGCCGGGTACTGGAAGCCGAGGAAGACGCCGAGCGCGGCACGCTCGTTGGGTTCGAGGTCGAGCAGGTCCCAGGTGCGCTGGTCCTCGTCGATCTCGACCTCGTCGCCGAACTCGTCGTCGTCGAGGTGGAGCAGCACCTCGCCCTCGGTGACCTCGTAGGCCGGGTGGCCGGCGATGACCTTCGCGGTCGTCGACTTCCCGGAGCCGTTGGGCCCCATCAGGGCGTGGATCTCGCCCGACTCGACCTCGAGATCGACGCCCTCGAGGATCTTCTCGTCGCCCTCCGCCACTTCCGCGTGCAGGTTGCGTAGTTCGAGACGTGCCATAGTACTCTGTCGTGTGAAGGGTGGGGCGTTCACCTCATAACGATTTCGTCTTCGACCGGATCGATTCTCAGTTCGAAAAGAAAACTTCCGACATCGAAAATTCTATCATCTCCGACGGGAGACGCGGTGACCGGATGGGGGATTCGCTGACGGCCGTCGGTACGCCGGTGGTCTTCCAGTTGACACTTAGCGATCGCTCGAACGGTGACCTGTTCGGAGGTGTATTAATACGTCTACGGCCCCAATACTAGGCCATCTGGATGGGCATAACCAGCTGTATTGTCATGTCGGAACTAGAATACTCGCCGACGTATCCAACTCGCATCACACAATAATGGAGTGGCTATTCATCTTTCTGGGCATTCTCGTCCTCTCGTCGTTCATCTCATTTGGGCTCAGCTACGTCGTGTATCGCAACCGCGACAAGGAAGGTGCACTACCCCTGATCGGCGTTCTCCTCGGATCCGGAATCTGGACCGGATCGGATGCGGCGATCCTGGCGAGCAACGACCCGTCGACTATGTTGCGATTACACGCCGTCGGGTTCGTCGGCTCGTCGCTGCTCGTCTTCTCGATTTTCCTCTTCTCGCTCTTGTACACGAACCGGGGGCGGTACCTGACCCGGCGAACCGTCGCGGCGTTGGCGCTTCCGTTCGTCGTCGTGTTGATATTGGTCTTTACCGATCTGTCGATGGGTCACGGGCTCGTGATCGGGGACTACCGCGTGGTCTCGGCCGGCGACTTCCTCGTGATAGATCCGACGTGGGGACCGGCGTTCACGATCAACGTCCTCTACTCGTACGCGCTGGTCGTGAGCGCGCTACTCCTGTACGTGCTCGAGTTCGCTCGCGCGGAGCCGGGGAACCCGCACCGACGACAGTTGATTCTGCTCGCGCTCGCGGTCGGCATCCCCTCGATAGCCAGCGCGGTGTACATCACTACCGAGCCGCTCGTCGATCCGACGGGGGTTGCACTCGCCATCACCGGAATCCTGTTTTACGCGTTGCTCTTCCGGTTCGAGCTGCTCAACCTGGTCCCGATCGCCCGCAGCACCGCCATCAAAGAGCTCGAGCACGGCTTCATGGTCCTCGACACCAATGGCCGGATCGTCGACGTGAACAAGTCGATGGCGGCGATGAGCGAGTCTTCTCGCGCGGTGCTCGTCGGCTCTCGCGTCGAGGATGCCTACGACGAGCACCCGGAGTTCGTCGAGATGATCGAGGACGACGTCGAGACGAATCGGGACTTCTCGGTTCAGTACGACGACGAGCTTCGTCACTTCAACGTCGACGTCTCGAAGGTGCACGCCGCCAACGGGAGGTTCGTCGGCTGGGTCGTCCTGGCCAGAGACGTCACGACGGACCGTCGTCGCGAGCGGCGGTTGCGAGAACAGACCGAACTCCTCCGGCAACAGAACCGCAGACTCGAGCAGTTCGCGAACATCGTCTCGCACGATCTTCGGAACCCGCTTACCGTCGCGACGGGGTACCTGGAGTTGGAACGCGAACGACATTCGCCGAGCAACCTCGAGGCGATCGACAGGGCGCTCGATCGGATGGACGAGATCATCGAGGACGTCCTCACCATCTCGCGACAGACCGCCGAGTCGATCGACGCCGAGCCCGTCGACCTCGAGCCCGTCGCCGGAGAGTCGTGGGCGATGATCGACACGCGAGACGGCGAGTTACGGATCGACTCGAACGAGCGGATCCTCGCGGATCGAAGTCGACTCAGACGACTGCTCGAGAACCTGTTTCGAAACGCGTTCGACCACGGTAAGGACGACGTGACCGTG
It includes:
- a CDS encoding ABC transporter ATP-binding protein, whose amino-acid sequence is MARLELRNLHAEVAEGDEKILEGVDLEVESGEIHALMGPNGSGKSTTAKVIAGHPAYEVTEGEVLLHLDDDEFGDEVEIDEDQRTWDLLDLEPNERAALGVFLGFQYPAEIEGVTMTNFLRTALNAKIEEREELFEEDEGEEAEGDEGYETSPMEGPADDGEVGVAEFQQLLQEKMEQLDMDEKFAQRYLNAGFSGGEKKQNEVLQAAILEPSIAVLDEIDSGLDIDRLQDVSNGINALRDNVGTGILQITHYQRILDYVEPDHVHIMLDGQVVKSGDASLAEELEDKGYDWVRDEVYGAA
- a CDS encoding histidine kinase N-terminal 7TM domain-containing protein, with product MEWLFIFLGILVLSSFISFGLSYVVYRNRDKEGALPLIGVLLGSGIWTGSDAAILASNDPSTMLRLHAVGFVGSSLLVFSIFLFSLLYTNRGRYLTRRTVAALALPFVVVLILVFTDLSMGHGLVIGDYRVVSAGDFLVIDPTWGPAFTINVLYSYALVVSALLLYVLEFARAEPGNPHRRQLILLALAVGIPSIASAVYITTEPLVDPTGVALAITGILFYALLFRFELLNLVPIARSTAIKELEHGFMVLDTNGRIVDVNKSMAAMSESSRAVLVGSRVEDAYDEHPEFVEMIEDDVETNRDFSVQYDDELRHFNVDVSKVHAANGRFVGWVVLARDVTTDRRRERRLREQTELLRQQNRRLEQFANIVSHDLRNPLTVATGYLELERERHSPSNLEAIDRALDRMDEIIEDVLTISRQTAESIDAEPVDLEPVAGESWAMIDTRDGELRIDSNERILADRSRLRRLLENLFRNAFDHGKDDVTVTVGSMPDGFYVEDDGPGIPAANREQVFEEGYSTAGSGTGFGLAIVSAIADAHGWSVRATESETGGARFEISGIDEVIGDDRAGFD